Below is a window of Cataglyphis hispanica isolate Lineage 1 chromosome 14, ULB_Chis1_1.0, whole genome shotgun sequence DNA.
ATGTATTTCCTTTGAGTTTCATCATTCATGACGTGAGCGACGTTCTTTGAGAAGATCTTCTCTCTACCAGTACGCGCATGAATACCAACCATAGTTACACCAATGGGCCATGGAGAATTGCCTATAGCCATTTGCAAATAGGCATCGCTAgcctgaaataaaaataattattttaaaattataaagtagctatataattgttgtagaagagtttatttatttgctaaattattatatttgtaccactgatgcattatatattacaatacaaacatataattagatatataccaatatataattacgttgTAGTAAATGTTTAACAATTTCTGTTAAACTGTCAGTTATATCCTCTGGAAgagatttattctttaattttcttaaaagtggctttaaatattctcttgtTTGAGCATATGTTGCACTGTTCATTTTTCCTTTTGTGCTCATCTTTTCAGCCGTTGATCTACTGTTTAACTGATTGCCCCACATCTGGACTAGATATTGTACAAACAGAGTGATCACACTCATGTCAAAATCTTTGTCTCCCTTATTCAACTTAGTCGACATTTTTTCTATGTCTTCATAAGTAACGCCTTCGTCAGGTACATTTACATCTCCCTTCCCATCGAGACTTTGAGATTTGGAAGATGTCAAGATCTCGTTGAGATATGCTTGATCTACTTGCTCCATTGCCTCTTGAAAATCATTTCTGAAGCCCtgttaagaataattatcataatgaaAATCCattctttgataattaatagaaatatatataaaaaaatatgctttacCTTATTAACTTCTGGCTCCAGAATTTCACATTTCCTTAATCTTTTGAATGCTTCTATCTCAGATTCACCAAACAATAATATAGGTTCTCCTCGTTCGCGTAATCGTCTAATTACTTCTTGTCTAGATAGCAAATGTTCGGAACTACTGTCTGTTACAGATTCCTCTAACTGTTGAATATCATTTGATGGAGCAGCTTCATTATTTCCTTTATCAATTTCATGTATTTCTTGTTGCTTTGACATTAATTGattccttttaaaatattttttattattctcctGCAAAAAATGTCTTGCTATAAATATTGGCGCACAATcaggtaatttaataaaatcacaaaatataacatGTTACATACCAAAACATGACTTTCTTCCAATTCTTTAcgtttttgcattattactGCCTTTAGAATGTCCATCttggtataataattatatggataaatttaaataaaataatttatattattgtgaatttttttaattttttgaaacaaaaatattcgtgagagagagagaagaaatatttatatgatacgaAGCAAACATTAAATTCGCCATTTTGAccataaacaatatataataatgtaagtaAACTCGAAGAGATTGTAGAGACCTTTCATAGAGTAGAATTGTATTACAGATATATAACTGCAAATAGATCTCCAagagaaaatgattttatgaaTACATGGAAAAATTTGACAGCAGTCCGAAATGAAGGTCTGCTGTGTGGTATTTCTagatatttgtttgttttggACAAAGCTGCGTAGTTGTCAAAGTTAATGCATAAATTGGTTATGACACTTACTGTGAGAACGATTTaaaacacaattattttataatttatacgaaaaaatCGTTTATGTATGAGTGTGTGCAAATAGGAGATTTGAGAATTTGACAGAGATAATTTTTGCACACAATAATGTTGAACGATTGTCCGGACTCGGAAAAAGTTGGATGCGGCTTTAGCGCATTCAGGGAGATAGACGAAGTGATGACTCTGACGACGGAATTGAGAAAGAATTTACCGCCAAGTCTCatcgagagaaatagagatcgcttcaatttcattttatctcaGTACCAGGATCAGCCTCAGCTGCTGGATCcttatcttgaaaaaattttggattCCCTGCTATCAATTATCAAGGATAATGATTGTGCGGAAAGCATTAAGCATAAcacgtttaaatatttatttattattatgtctgTGAAAACGTATAAAAAGATTGTCACTTATCTTCCGCACGAAGTAGTGGATCTATTACCTGTACTGAGAATGCTTGAAAAGCAAGACCCAAATGATGTAGAGACATGGGAAACCAGATATGTTTTGCTTGTATGGTTATCTATTATTTCCAAAATACCATTTCCCCTTTGTCGCTTAGAGACTTCTGAGAATGTAGATTCAGAGCAAACTATTATTGTCaggtaatattattgttatatttataaaaaatgtaaaaaataaaatttactgaaATAGATGGTCAGATATGTCAatcttattctattatatatttcagaattttaaaaatatgtaaattgtattGCTTATCAAAAGATGCATGCGCTGTAGCAGCTGTGtttttaatagcaaattttttgacaagatcggatgtcaaaaaattatacttggaAGAAATGATCATGTGGTGTTTTAAGGTAatgctctctcttttaatgatactaaatattatcaaCATCTAAgattaaatgacaaatttaatGTAGATATTCAATAGAAGACATATTTGTAATCAtgaaaaagcaatatattttttaaatatcattaatatgatttttttcagtcTATAGAAAATGATCCTTTGAGACATGGGCCTCTGGCTGTAATAGCttctatattaaaacataGTGCCAGGGAAGATGTTAAGCCATACAGTCAAATGCtgcttgataatatattaaaacttcaAATAAGTGATAATCCCACAGATCTTATTAGAAAGtttggaacaaaaattgttCAGCGAATAGGTATGAAAAAaagcttaaattttatttacatgatatatttattattaatattataaaaattgattatgatATTTGGTAGGTTTGGTattattgaaaacaaaattggCATCCTGGCGCTATCAGAAAATGAGTCGACCAATAAGTATTATGCCTAATGTTCAagtaaatatcgataatatagaTAGTATTACTGATATTAAGGAAGTTATTTCAAATGATAATGAAGATCAAGAAATTCCTCCAGCCATTGAAGATATAATAGAACAACTTATACAAAGTCTTCGAGATAAAGCTATTACTATAAGGTATGGATGtgccattttatatattataattatcttacatTCATTAGAATTAGAgtattaaattagatataatgaTATAGGTGGTCCGCGGCAAAAGGTATCGGCAGGATAACTGCGAGATTACCGGTAGACTTAGCCGATGATGTATTGGGTTTTGTATTGAACTTGTTTTCCGGACGTGAATCAGATTCGGCATGGCATGGTGGTTGTTTAGCACTCGCGGAACT
It encodes the following:
- the LOC126854743 gene encoding pre-mRNA-splicing factor 18, which translates into the protein MDILKAVIMQKRKELEESHVLENNKKYFKRNQLMSKQQEIHEIDKGNNEAAPSNDIQQLEESVTDSSSEHLLSRQEVIRRLRERGEPILLFGESEIEAFKRLRKCEILEPEVNKGFRNDFQEAMEQVDQAYLNEILTSSKSQSLDGKGDVNVPDEGVTYEDIEKMSTKLNKGDKDFDMSVITLFVQYLVQMWGNQLNSRSTAEKMSTKGKMNSATYAQTREYLKPLLRKLKNKSLPEDITDSLTEIVKHLLQRNYILASDAYLQMAIGNSPWPIGVTMVGIHARTGREKIFSKNVAHVMNDETQRKYIQALKRLMTKCQEYYPTDPSRCVEYSKN